The proteins below come from a single Sphingomonas carotinifaciens genomic window:
- a CDS encoding phytoene desaturase, translating into MKTAIVIGSGFGGLALAIRLQSAGVQTTIVESRDKPGGRAYYWERDGFTFDAGPTVITDPNCLRELWQLTGREMADDVVLDPVNPFYRLNWVDGTNFDYTNDDTLLRSEIAKLEPDDVAGYQRFLDYAAGVYREGYEKLGHVAFLDFASMVKAAPALAKYQAWNSVYAMVSKFVKSEKLREALSFHTLLVGGNPMTTSAIYALIHKLERDGGVWFARGGTNRLVAAMVTQFERIGGVVRLGDPVTRIETLGDRATGVVTKSGWTGQADAIASNADIMHSYRDLLGDNRSAKRVTNRLERKKYSPSLFVVHFGIKGTWPGIPHHMILFGPRYKGLLTDIYDHGVLAEDFSLYLHHPTVTDPSLAPEGHSTFYALAPVPHMGKFPMDWAEVGPILEKRILDEVGRRLIPDIHERIVTKFSYAPSDFATDLNAHMGSAFSLEPILTQSAYFRVHNRDDAIPNLYFVGAGTHPGAGIPGVVGSAKATARLMLEDR; encoded by the coding sequence ATGAAGACCGCGATCGTCATCGGGTCGGGTTTCGGCGGGCTGGCGCTCGCCATCCGCCTGCAATCGGCGGGCGTGCAGACCACGATCGTGGAGTCGCGCGACAAGCCGGGCGGGCGGGCCTATTACTGGGAACGCGACGGCTTCACCTTCGATGCCGGGCCGACCGTGATCACCGATCCCAACTGCCTGCGCGAGCTGTGGCAGCTTACCGGCCGCGAGATGGCGGACGATGTGGTGCTCGATCCGGTCAACCCCTTCTACCGGCTGAACTGGGTCGACGGGACCAATTTCGACTATACCAACGACGACACGCTGCTGCGCTCCGAGATCGCCAAGCTGGAGCCGGACGATGTTGCCGGCTATCAGCGCTTCCTCGACTATGCGGCGGGCGTGTACCGGGAAGGCTATGAAAAGCTGGGCCATGTCGCGTTCCTCGACTTCGCGTCGATGGTGAAGGCGGCGCCGGCCCTGGCGAAGTACCAGGCTTGGAATTCGGTCTACGCGATGGTGTCCAAGTTCGTGAAGTCGGAGAAGCTGCGCGAGGCCTTGTCCTTCCACACGCTGCTGGTCGGCGGCAATCCGATGACGACGAGCGCGATCTATGCGCTGATCCACAAGCTGGAGCGCGACGGCGGCGTGTGGTTCGCGCGCGGCGGCACCAACCGGCTGGTCGCCGCGATGGTGACGCAGTTCGAGCGGATCGGCGGCGTGGTGCGGCTGGGCGATCCCGTCACGCGGATCGAGACGCTGGGCGACCGTGCGACGGGCGTGGTGACGAAGAGCGGCTGGACCGGGCAGGCGGATGCGATCGCGTCCAACGCGGACATCATGCACAGCTACCGCGACCTGCTGGGCGACAATCGCTCGGCCAAGCGCGTGACCAACCGGCTGGAGCGCAAGAAATATTCGCCGTCGCTGTTCGTGGTGCATTTCGGGATCAAGGGGACGTGGCCGGGCATCCCGCATCACATGATCCTGTTCGGACCGCGCTATAAGGGGCTGCTGACCGACATCTACGATCACGGGGTGCTGGCGGAGGATTTCTCGCTCTATCTGCACCACCCGACCGTGACCGATCCCAGCCTTGCGCCCGAGGGGCATTCGACCTTCTACGCGCTGGCGCCGGTGCCACACATGGGCAAGTTCCCGATGGACTGGGCCGAGGTCGGGCCGATCCTGGAAAAGCGCATCCTGGACGAGGTCGGCCGGCGGCTGATCCCCGATATCCATGAGCGGATCGTGACCAAATTCTCCTATGCGCCCAGCGACTTCGCAACCGACCTGAACGCGCATATGGGCTCGGCCTTCTCGCTGGAGCCGATCCTGACGCAGAGCGCCTATTTCCGGGTGCACAACCGCGACGATGCGATCCCGAACCTGTATTTCGTGGGTGCCGGCACGCATCCGGGGGCGGGAATTCCGGGCGTGGTCGGCTCGGCCAAGGCAACGGCGCGGCTGATGCTGGAGGATCGCTGA
- a CDS encoding oligosaccharide flippase family protein, with protein MSHAATVRGAALWSMGAQYIAFAIQFVVSVVISRFFLSPPEMGLYSIALSAAMMVSILQDFGISRFISGEKDLSDAQIRTCFSVSLIFALSIGFVILALAWPVARFYDDARLTPLLAIVAGSYLLVPFGIVPSALLQRDMDFRSIFLVNVGAAVVNAAVALGLAAGGHSAFSLAWAAVAQQGARAAIGLWRSGARPPFPPRLKGAGPILRFGSNASLLYISSAVGTRSPELVIGRVLTLTAVGLYGRAVSLAAQLQMLVSGAVDGVFYPAFARLRDEGAPLGAPYQRVVAAYSAATWPAMAFLGAAATPIVLMLYGPRWVGVAPLLLWVSLAQVFFTALPLHIELPILLGRIRRLVLLNVADTVASVGLLLLGALWGLQWAAVSRLGYGIAWFAIYVGLMQTLTGFRWRAMLVIYAQSLIATIATIAPLLAAYRWFVAPAAMHFGQLALCALLGCAGWGVAIFAVRHPVRHEVLAVAQGVLSRLPAGRVPRRG; from the coding sequence ATGAGCCACGCGGCGACCGTACGCGGCGCGGCCCTGTGGTCGATGGGCGCGCAATATATCGCGTTTGCGATCCAGTTCGTGGTCAGCGTCGTGATCTCCCGCTTCTTCCTCTCCCCGCCCGAAATGGGGCTGTATTCGATCGCTTTGTCGGCGGCGATGATGGTGTCGATCCTGCAGGATTTCGGGATCAGCCGGTTCATTTCCGGTGAAAAGGACCTGAGCGACGCGCAGATCCGCACCTGTTTTTCGGTGTCGCTGATCTTTGCGCTCAGCATCGGCTTCGTCATTCTCGCGCTCGCCTGGCCGGTGGCGCGCTTCTATGACGATGCGCGCCTCACGCCGCTGCTGGCGATCGTGGCGGGGTCGTACCTGCTTGTCCCCTTCGGCATCGTGCCCAGCGCCTTGCTTCAGCGCGACATGGATTTCCGCTCGATCTTTCTCGTCAATGTCGGCGCCGCGGTGGTCAACGCCGCCGTCGCGCTGGGGCTGGCGGCGGGTGGCCATTCCGCCTTTTCGCTCGCCTGGGCCGCGGTCGCGCAGCAGGGCGCGCGCGCCGCGATCGGCCTGTGGCGCAGCGGTGCCCGCCCGCCCTTTCCGCCGCGGCTGAAGGGCGCGGGGCCGATCCTGCGCTTCGGATCGAATGCGTCGCTTCTTTATATCAGCTCGGCGGTCGGCACCCGCAGTCCCGAGCTCGTCATCGGCCGCGTGCTGACGCTGACCGCGGTCGGGCTGTACGGCCGCGCGGTCAGCCTTGCCGCGCAGTTGCAGATGCTGGTCAGCGGTGCGGTGGACGGCGTCTTCTACCCCGCCTTTGCGCGCCTGCGCGATGAGGGCGCCCCGCTGGGTGCACCCTATCAGCGCGTCGTCGCGGCCTATAGCGCGGCGACCTGGCCGGCGATGGCGTTCCTTGGTGCCGCCGCGACGCCGATCGTGCTGATGCTGTACGGGCCACGCTGGGTCGGTGTCGCGCCGCTGCTGCTCTGGGTGTCGCTGGCGCAGGTCTTCTTTACCGCGCTGCCGCTGCACATCGAGCTGCCGATCCTGCTCGGCCGTATCCGCCGGCTGGTGCTGCTCAACGTCGCCGATACCGTGGCCTCGGTCGGGCTGCTGCTGCTTGGCGCGCTTTGGGGGCTTCAGTGGGCGGCGGTGTCGCGGCTGGGCTATGGCATTGCCTGGTTCGCGATCTATGTCGGTCTGATGCAGACGCTGACCGGATTCCGCTGGCGGGCGATGCTCGTCATCTATGCGCAGAGCCTGATCGCCACGATCGCGACGATCGCGCCGCTGCTCGCCGCCTATCGCTGGTTCGTCGCGCCGGCCGCGATGCATTTCGGGCAGCTTGCCCTGTGCGCGCTGCTCGGCTGTGCAGGCTGGGGGGTAGCGATCTTTGCGGTGCGTCACCCCGTTCGGCACGAGGTGCTGGCGGTGGCGCAAGGGGTCCTGTCGCGCCTGCCCGCCGGACGAGTGCCGCGGCGTGGCTGA
- a CDS encoding glycosyltransferase family 2 protein has product MYASPPSMFATPAVSVVLSVHNDAPFLAAAIESILAQSVRDFEFLIVDDGATDGSGAIIDRYAAADSRIRAFHQPNRGLIFSLNRMIAEARAPLIARMDGDDVALPERFAAQMRFLSAHTDHGVLGTGVVGIDVHGAVRRDWSVAYPTDDAAFRAALPGGALICHPSVMMRRDLVLAVGGYRAAYRHSEDYDLWLRLSERTRITSLPERLLHYRGSPDQVSRRHGLEQRYGAAVALAAHRHRADGRPDPTQGLERLPPLGDLDALFGTPGTARGVRATLIEGSLYDGDGLAGPAHRALLDYLRETPRHRRTPGLWRAAGRMIRSGHPLAAGRLALALARR; this is encoded by the coding sequence ATGTACGCGTCGCCCCCTTCCATGTTCGCCACCCCGGCCGTCTCGGTGGTGCTAAGCGTCCATAACGACGCCCCCTTTCTGGCGGCGGCGATCGAGAGCATTCTCGCGCAGAGCGTCCGGGACTTCGAATTCCTGATCGTCGATGACGGCGCGACCGACGGATCGGGTGCGATCATCGACCGCTACGCCGCCGCCGATTCCCGCATCCGTGCCTTCCACCAACCCAATCGTGGACTGATCTTCAGCCTGAACCGGATGATCGCCGAGGCGCGTGCCCCGCTGATCGCGCGCATGGATGGCGACGATGTCGCATTGCCCGAGCGCTTTGCCGCGCAGATGCGGTTCCTGTCGGCGCACACCGATCACGGTGTCCTCGGAACCGGCGTCGTCGGCATCGACGTGCACGGAGCGGTACGCCGCGACTGGTCTGTCGCTTATCCGACCGACGACGCCGCGTTTCGCGCGGCCCTTCCCGGCGGCGCGCTGATCTGTCACCCCTCGGTGATGATGCGACGCGACCTCGTCCTTGCGGTGGGCGGCTACCGTGCGGCCTATCGCCACAGCGAGGATTACGACCTGTGGCTGCGCCTGTCGGAGCGGACACGGATCACCAGCCTGCCAGAGCGCTTGCTGCACTATCGCGGATCGCCCGATCAGGTATCCCGCCGTCACGGGCTGGAGCAGCGTTACGGCGCCGCGGTCGCGCTGGCGGCGCATCGGCACCGCGCGGACGGACGGCCCGATCCCACCCAAGGTCTGGAACGCTTGCCCCCGCTCGGCGATCTCGACGCCCTGTTCGGCACACCGGGCACGGCGCGCGGCGTGCGCGCCACGCTGATCGAAGGTTCTCTCTACGATGGCGACGGCCTGGCTGGCCCCGCACACCGGGCGCTGCTGGACTATCTGCGCGAAACGCCGCGGCATCGCCGCACACCCGGCCTTTGGCGCGCCGCCGGACGCATGATCCGGTCCGGGCACCCGCTTGCCGCCGGACGGCTTGCGCTGGCCTTGGCGCGGCGATGA
- a CDS encoding SDR family NAD(P)-dependent oxidoreductase — translation MKRLDSKTAVVTGGGSGIGLATAQRFVDEGAFVFLYGRRQDALDRAAAQLGPNAVAVQGSVTDLDGLDRLYAAVQAQRGSLDIVFANAGTGALVPLGEITPEHYANTFDTNVKGLIFTVQKALPLMNAGGSIILTGSSTGVMGTPRFSVYSASKAAIRNLARSWALDLAGTGIRVNVLSPGPTRTDLAAEVVGASDMEALGAMTPLGRLGDPAETASAAAFLASCDSSFMTGAEVFVDGGLAQV, via the coding sequence ATGAAAAGACTGGATAGCAAAACGGCGGTGGTGACCGGTGGTGGCAGCGGCATCGGGCTGGCGACTGCGCAGCGCTTCGTGGACGAGGGCGCGTTCGTCTTCTTATACGGCCGCAGGCAGGACGCACTCGACCGTGCGGCCGCGCAGCTGGGCCCGAATGCGGTGGCCGTGCAGGGGTCCGTGACGGACCTCGACGGTCTGGATCGGCTTTATGCGGCCGTTCAGGCACAGCGAGGATCGCTGGACATCGTGTTCGCCAATGCCGGCACGGGCGCGCTGGTGCCACTGGGAGAGATCACGCCCGAACATTATGCAAACACCTTCGACACCAATGTGAAGGGACTGATCTTCACGGTGCAAAAGGCACTGCCGCTGATGAACGCCGGCGGGTCGATCATCCTGACGGGTTCGAGCACCGGCGTGATGGGTACGCCACGCTTCAGCGTCTACAGCGCCAGCAAGGCCGCGATCCGCAACCTGGCGCGTAGCTGGGCGCTCGATCTGGCGGGAACGGGCATCCGAGTAAACGTGCTGTCGCCGGGTCCGACGCGGACTGATCTGGCAGCGGAGGTGGTCGGTGCATCGGACATGGAGGCTTTGGGTGCGATGACGCCCCTGGGCCGGCTTGGCGATCCGGCGGAGACGGCATCGGCTGCGGCCTTTCTGGCGTCGTGTGACAGCAGTTTCATGACGGGGGCTGAGGTGTTTGTCGACGGGGGGCTGGCGCAGGTTTAA
- a CDS encoding winged helix-turn-helix transcriptional regulator, translated as MIAGKWKPLILYFLLQGPNRYGALKRAVRCVSDKVLIQQLKELESDGVVLRTDHKEVPPRVDYTLTPLGRSLAEALEPLCIWGVENMDAVARVLADREAWKQGPSG; from the coding sequence GTGATCGCTGGCAAATGGAAGCCGCTGATCCTCTACTTCCTGTTGCAAGGCCCCAATCGCTACGGTGCGTTGAAGCGTGCCGTGCGCTGCGTCAGCGACAAGGTTTTGATCCAGCAGTTGAAGGAACTGGAAAGCGATGGCGTCGTGCTGCGTACCGATCACAAGGAGGTGCCGCCACGGGTCGATTATACACTTACCCCGCTGGGGCGCAGCCTGGCAGAGGCCTTGGAGCCGCTATGCATATGGGGCGTAGAGAATATGGACGCGGTTGCGCGCGTTCTGGCCGACCGGGAGGCCTGGAAGCAAGGCCCGTCTGGTTAG
- a CDS encoding aminopeptidase P family protein → MSLHADRLAQLRTRLAVIGLDGFIVPLTDEHMSEYVGDYAQRLGWLTGFGGSAGSAVVLADRAAIFTDGRYTLQVREQVAADDWDYVGVPQGSLAGWLAVHAPEGGRIGYDPWLHTRTQVQDMADALCARGAILVAVAENPVDAVWTDRPQPSPAPLVVQDDALAGATSAEKRARIADWLVEQRADAVVLSALDSIAWALNIRGGDVAHTPVALSYAVVHASGETDFYVAPSKLTDAVRQHLGNAVRLHDRADFDTGLRGFAGKRIVADPERAVAAIAQALEAGGATVLTLRDPVVLAKAIKNPVELAGHRAASLRDGAAMVRFLRWVEEECPGGGQTELSAAAQLLACRQATGRLRDTSFATISATGAHGASPHYHVTEESNAPIVPGQLFLIDSGGQYDDGTTDITRVMPIGDPTPEMRDRFTRVLKGHIGLATAVFPDGTLGGHIDALARRPLWEAGLDYAHGTGHGVGAYLSVHEGPQRIAAPNYPGGAAMEPLRAGMLLSNEPGYYKAGEYGIRIENLVLVEPCDIPGADRAMLGFETLTLCPIERTLIDAALLTDAERAWVDAYHAQVAQALGPDLAEDDRAWLHAKCAPL, encoded by the coding sequence ATGTCTTTGCATGCCGACCGCCTCGCCCAGCTTCGCACCCGCCTCGCCGTCATCGGCCTGGACGGGTTCATCGTCCCGCTCACCGACGAACATATGAGCGAATATGTCGGCGACTATGCGCAGCGTCTCGGCTGGCTGACCGGCTTCGGCGGCTCGGCGGGCAGCGCGGTCGTGCTGGCGGACCGCGCGGCGATCTTCACCGATGGCCGCTACACGCTGCAGGTCCGCGAGCAGGTCGCGGCCGACGACTGGGACTATGTCGGCGTGCCGCAGGGCAGCCTTGCCGGCTGGCTCGCCGTCCACGCGCCGGAGGGGGGCCGTATCGGCTATGACCCCTGGCTCCACACCCGCACCCAGGTGCAGGACATGGCGGACGCGCTTTGCGCCCGCGGTGCGATCCTGGTCGCGGTGGCGGAAAACCCCGTCGACGCCGTCTGGACGGATCGGCCGCAACCCTCGCCCGCCCCGCTCGTCGTGCAGGACGACGCGCTGGCCGGCGCGACCTCGGCCGAAAAGCGCGCGCGCATCGCCGACTGGCTGGTCGAGCAGCGCGCCGACGCGGTCGTGTTGTCTGCGCTCGACTCGATCGCCTGGGCGCTCAACATCCGCGGCGGGGACGTCGCGCACACGCCGGTCGCCCTGTCCTATGCGGTCGTGCACGCCAGCGGCGAGACCGATTTCTACGTCGCCCCGTCCAAGCTGACCGATGCGGTGCGCCAGCATCTCGGCAATGCCGTGCGCCTTCACGACCGTGCGGACTTCGACACCGGGCTGCGCGGCTTTGCGGGCAAGCGCATCGTCGCCGATCCCGAGCGGGCGGTGGCCGCGATCGCTCAGGCGCTGGAGGCCGGCGGCGCCACCGTACTCACGCTGCGCGATCCCGTGGTGCTGGCCAAGGCGATCAAGAACCCGGTCGAGCTGGCCGGCCACCGCGCCGCCTCGCTGCGCGACGGTGCCGCGATGGTCCGTTTCCTGCGCTGGGTGGAGGAGGAATGCCCCGGGGGTGGCCAGACCGAGCTGTCCGCCGCGGCACAGCTGCTCGCCTGTCGCCAGGCGACGGGGCGATTGCGCGACACCAGCTTCGCCACCATCTCCGCCACCGGCGCGCACGGCGCCAGCCCGCATTATCACGTCACCGAGGAGTCCAACGCCCCCATCGTGCCGGGCCAGCTCTTCCTGATCGATTCCGGCGGCCAATATGATGACGGCACCACCGACATCACCCGCGTCATGCCGATCGGCGATCCCACGCCTGAGATGCGCGACCGCTTCACCCGCGTGCTCAAGGGCCATATCGGGCTGGCCACGGCCGTCTTTCCCGATGGGACGTTGGGTGGCCATATCGATGCACTGGCCCGTCGCCCGTTATGGGAGGCCGGTCTCGACTATGCGCACGGTACCGGCCACGGCGTCGGCGCCTATCTGTCGGTCCATGAGGGGCCGCAGCGCATCGCCGCGCCCAACTATCCCGGCGGGGCCGCCATGGAGCCGCTGCGCGCCGGCATGCTGCTCTCCAACGAACCCGGCTATTACAAGGCCGGCGAATACGGCATCCGCATCGAAAATCTCGTCCTGGTCGAACCCTGCGACATTCCGGGCGCCGATCGCGCCATGCTGGGGTTCGAGACGCTGACCCTTTGCCCCATCGAGCGGACGCTGATTGACGCGGCCCTGCTTACGGATGCCGAGCGCGCATGGGTCGACGCCTATCATGCGCAAGTCGCTCAGGCACTTGGCCCCGACCTGGCCGAGGACGACCGCGCCTGGCTGCACGCCAAGTGCGCGCCCCTCTAA
- a CDS encoding S9 family peptidase, which translates to MTEPTPPVAEQRPHSFTAHGITIEDPYAWLKDPDYPEVGDADVLAYLEAENAYFEAMMAPRQPLVDRLYEEMKGRIKEDESSVPQKDGDWLYWTAFETGGQYRKWWRKPVGGGDDELLLDEPALAEGKEYFRLGAFAVSNNGRLLAYAIDDTGGERFEVRVKDLTTGEHLPEVIPGMLSDIVWTADDAGFLYGLANDQWRTDNARFHRIGTPVADDVVLYTEADEGYRVAVAETSSRKWIVIGTGDHVTSEVRLLPADDPLAEPILVAPRKEGREYDVDEHDGTLFIHTNDIDPMWRLCTAAIEAPGDWHELIAPDPHFYMTGVECYAGFFVVEGREDGLDRIAIHRYDAPTVPQRITFPEASYTAGLGDNPEYDVSVLRLGYESMVTPGTVYDYDVATGERTTLKVQEIPSGYDAARYRTERLKIAARDGTPVPVSIVYPADFPRDGTGKLFLYAYGAYGYAIPPGFSTGRMSLLDRGFAYAIAHIRGGDDLGQQWYLDGKLEKRTNTFNDFVDVARGLIADSWTHAGGIAIAGRSAGGELMGAVVNSDPELWGAVIADVPFVDVLNTMMDADLPLTPGEWPEWGNPIEDRAAFKLIRSYSPYDNVAAHAYPPMFISGGLNDPRVTYWEPAKWAARLRATKTDNNLLLLKTNMGAGHGGKSGRFESLREAAEEHAFVLWQMGIES; encoded by the coding sequence ATGACCGAACCGACGCCCCCCGTCGCCGAACAGCGGCCGCACAGTTTCACCGCGCATGGCATCACGATCGAAGACCCCTATGCCTGGTTGAAGGACCCGGACTATCCGGAGGTGGGCGATGCCGACGTACTGGCCTATCTGGAGGCCGAGAACGCCTATTTCGAGGCGATGATGGCGCCGCGTCAGCCGCTGGTCGACCGGCTGTACGAAGAGATGAAGGGCCGCATCAAGGAGGACGAATCCTCCGTGCCGCAAAAGGATGGCGACTGGCTGTACTGGACCGCGTTCGAAACCGGTGGCCAGTATCGCAAATGGTGGCGCAAGCCGGTCGGCGGTGGCGACGACGAATTGTTGCTCGACGAGCCGGCGCTGGCCGAGGGCAAGGAATATTTCCGGCTGGGCGCCTTTGCGGTCAGCAACAATGGCCGGCTGCTCGCCTATGCGATCGACGATACGGGGGGTGAGCGGTTCGAGGTGCGGGTCAAGGACCTGACCACCGGCGAGCACCTGCCCGAGGTGATTCCGGGGATGCTGTCCGACATCGTGTGGACCGCGGACGATGCCGGGTTCCTGTACGGCCTGGCCAATGACCAGTGGCGGACGGACAATGCCCGGTTCCACCGGATCGGCACGCCGGTGGCGGACGATGTCGTGCTCTATACCGAAGCGGACGAAGGCTACCGGGTCGCGGTGGCGGAAACATCGTCGCGCAAATGGATCGTGATCGGCACGGGCGACCATGTGACGAGCGAGGTGCGGCTGTTGCCCGCCGACGATCCGCTGGCCGAGCCGATCCTGGTCGCGCCCCGCAAGGAGGGGCGCGAATATGATGTGGACGAGCATGACGGCACGCTGTTCATCCACACCAACGACATCGATCCGATGTGGCGGCTGTGCACCGCCGCGATCGAGGCGCCGGGCGACTGGCATGAACTGATCGCCCCGGACCCGCATTTCTACATGACGGGTGTGGAATGCTATGCGGGCTTCTTCGTGGTGGAAGGGCGCGAGGACGGTTTGGACCGGATCGCGATCCACCGCTACGACGCGCCGACGGTGCCGCAGCGGATCACGTTTCCGGAGGCGAGCTATACCGCAGGGCTGGGCGACAATCCCGAATATGACGTGTCCGTGCTGCGGCTGGGCTATGAATCGATGGTCACGCCGGGGACGGTGTACGACTATGACGTGGCGACGGGCGAGCGCACCACGCTGAAGGTGCAGGAGATCCCGTCGGGGTATGACGCGGCCAGGTACCGGACCGAGCGGTTGAAGATCGCGGCGCGCGACGGAACGCCGGTGCCGGTATCGATCGTCTATCCGGCGGATTTTCCGCGCGACGGGACGGGCAAGCTGTTCCTCTATGCCTACGGCGCCTATGGCTATGCGATCCCGCCGGGTTTCTCGACCGGGCGGATGAGCCTGCTTGATCGCGGCTTTGCCTATGCCATCGCGCATATTCGCGGGGGCGACGATCTGGGCCAGCAATGGTATCTGGACGGCAAGCTGGAAAAGCGCACCAACACCTTCAACGACTTTGTCGATGTGGCGCGCGGCCTGATCGCCGATAGCTGGACGCATGCGGGCGGGATCGCGATCGCCGGGCGTTCGGCGGGGGGCGAGCTGATGGGTGCGGTGGTCAATTCCGACCCCGAACTGTGGGGTGCGGTGATCGCCGACGTGCCGTTCGTCGACGTGCTGAACACGATGATGGATGCCGACCTGCCGCTGACGCCGGGCGAATGGCCGGAATGGGGCAATCCGATCGAAGACAGGGCGGCGTTCAAACTGATCCGGTCGTACAGCCCGTATGACAATGTGGCTGCCCATGCCTATCCGCCGATGTTCATTTCCGGCGGGCTGAACGATCCGCGCGTCACCTATTGGGAGCCGGCGAAATGGGCGGCGCGGCTGCGCGCCACCAAGACGGACAACAACCTGCTGCTGCTGAAGACCAACATGGGGGCCGGGCATGGCGGCAAGTCCGGCCGGTTCGAAAGCCTGCGCGAGGCGGCCGAGGAGCATGCCTTCGTGCTGTGGCAGATGGGGATCGAAAGCTGA
- a CDS encoding DedA family protein codes for MADGDRKLSIEAIVARWGVAAIGLGAGLEGETAVIAGGLLAHQGLVSLPGAMAAAAAGSFVADQAFFAAGRRFREVRWVRRLRESKVYGRVMGMLERHPIGFIFAFRFLYGLRTISPVAIGTSTVPARLFLGVNLAAACLWGATFTAIGYLFGEGLTELLGRWRPRAVHVLAAAALVIVAGAIGWWWRRRQAQGEGEA; via the coding sequence GTGGCAGATGGGGATCGAAAGCTGAGCATCGAGGCGATCGTTGCCCGCTGGGGCGTCGCCGCGATCGGCCTGGGGGCCGGGCTGGAGGGCGAGACGGCGGTGATCGCCGGCGGATTGCTGGCGCATCAGGGACTCGTTTCGCTGCCCGGTGCGATGGCGGCAGCGGCGGCGGGCTCGTTCGTGGCGGACCAGGCGTTCTTTGCCGCCGGGCGGCGGTTCCGCGAAGTCCGCTGGGTCAGGCGGCTGCGCGAGAGCAAGGTCTATGGCCGGGTGATGGGGATGCTGGAGCGGCATCCGATCGGGTTCATCTTCGCCTTTCGCTTCCTCTATGGCTTGCGGACGATCAGCCCGGTGGCGATCGGGACGAGCACGGTGCCAGCGCGGTTGTTTCTGGGTGTCAACCTGGCGGCGGCATGCCTGTGGGGGGCGACGTTCACCGCTATCGGCTACCTGTTCGGGGAAGGATTGACCGAGCTTCTGGGGCGGTGGCGACCGCGCGCGGTGCATGTTCTGGCCGCGGCGGCGCTGGTCATCGTGGCCGGCGCGATCGGGTGGTGGTGGCGACGCCGGCAGGCGCAGGGCGAGGGTGAGGCATGA
- a CDS encoding acyl-CoA thioesterase, with amino-acid sequence MNRYSCTIVARDDDIDELGHVNNAVWVRWIQDVATAHWTAAAPPEHLDAYVWVVTRHVIDYRGNVRAGEAVTAETWVPQAPKGARFDRHMRFTGADGRVKVDAVTTWALIDRASGRLLRVTPEIAAPFLAV; translated from the coding sequence ATGAACCGGTATAGCTGCACGATCGTCGCCCGCGACGACGATATCGACGAACTGGGCCATGTGAACAATGCGGTCTGGGTCCGGTGGATCCAGGATGTCGCGACCGCGCACTGGACGGCAGCGGCCCCGCCTGAGCATCTGGACGCCTATGTCTGGGTCGTCACGCGGCACGTGATCGATTATCGCGGCAATGTGCGCGCCGGCGAGGCGGTGACGGCGGAAACCTGGGTACCGCAAGCGCCCAAGGGCGCGCGGTTCGACCGGCACATGCGCTTTACCGGCGCGGATGGGCGGGTGAAGGTGGATGCGGTGACCACCTGGGCGCTGATCGACCGGGCGAGCGGCCGGTTGTTGCGGGTGACGCCGGAGATCGCCGCGCCGTTCCTGGCGGTTTGA
- a CDS encoding methylated-DNA--[protein]-cysteine S-methyltransferase, whose translation MTQSFTILPSPVGALTLVASDDALHAVLWEDDDPARVRTGAVTRADDHPVLRETVAQLQAYFAGRLRVFDLPLGFVGTDFQKAVWAGLLAIPYGETRSYGALAATIGRPGASRAVGAANGRNPISIIAPCHRVVGASGALTGFAGGLAVKERLLRLERGGVALL comes from the coding sequence ATGACACAAAGCTTCACGATCCTGCCTTCACCCGTCGGTGCGTTGACGCTGGTCGCCAGCGACGATGCGTTGCACGCGGTGCTGTGGGAGGATGACGATCCGGCACGGGTGCGGACGGGCGCGGTGACGCGGGCGGACGATCACCCGGTACTGCGCGAAACCGTGGCGCAGTTGCAGGCCTATTTCGCGGGCCGGTTGCGCGTCTTCGACCTGCCGCTGGGGTTTGTGGGGACGGATTTCCAGAAGGCGGTGTGGGCGGGATTGCTGGCGATCCCTTATGGCGAGACGCGCAGTTACGGGGCGCTGGCCGCGACGATCGGGCGACCCGGCGCGTCGCGCGCGGTGGGGGCGGCGAACGGACGCAATCCGATCTCGATCATTGCGCCGTGCCACCGGGTGGTGGGGGCCAGCGGCGCGCTGACCGGCTTTGCGGGCGGGCTGGCGGTGAAGGAGCGGTTGTTGCGGTTGGAGCGGGGTGGGGTGGCGTTGCTATAG